The Leptolyngbya sp. CCY15150 genome contains a region encoding:
- a CDS encoding AAA family ATPase, translating into MKEELRILVQAQYPLIYLVTSEEERAEQAIATIAQTKPQRRVFIWTVTHGIVEYGQPRSTTQHNTVSPEAAVEWVIRQKEPGIYVLKDLHPFVDSPAVTRWLRDAIASFKESQKTIVLMSPVQQVPVELEKEVVVLDYPLPSMTELNQVLSQHLDQVRSRRITTEVREKLLKAALGLTRDEADRVYRKAQVTTGRLTEAEVDIVLSEKKQLIRRNGILEFIEEDETLDAVGGLEELKRWLKQRSNAFTERAREYGLPQPKGMLILGVPGCGKSLIAKTTSRLWGLPLLRLDMGRVYDGSTVGKSEANLRNALKTAESISPAILFIDEIDKAFAGGAGSADSDGGTSSRIFGSFLTWMQEKQSPVFVMATANRVERLPGEFLRKGRFDEIFFVDLPTTEERQEIFRIHLSKRRPDITHFDLGQLAKVCDGFSGAEIEQALIAAMYDAFAKGRDFNQLDIIAAVKATLPLSKTMSEQVTALRDWARQRARPAASSFAEYMQMES; encoded by the coding sequence ATGAAAGAAGAGCTCCGCATTCTCGTTCAAGCTCAGTACCCGCTAATCTACCTGGTAACCTCCGAAGAGGAGCGTGCAGAGCAGGCGATCGCGACGATTGCCCAGACCAAGCCACAGCGGCGTGTGTTTATTTGGACGGTCACCCACGGCATCGTGGAATACGGTCAACCCCGCAGCACCACGCAGCACAATACCGTATCTCCTGAAGCTGCTGTTGAATGGGTCATTCGCCAGAAAGAACCAGGAATCTACGTTCTTAAGGATCTCCACCCGTTTGTCGATTCGCCTGCCGTCACCCGCTGGCTCCGAGATGCGATCGCTAGCTTCAAAGAATCCCAAAAAACTATTGTTTTGATGTCGCCGGTGCAGCAGGTGCCCGTCGAGCTAGAAAAAGAAGTGGTCGTGCTCGACTATCCTCTGCCCAGCATGACGGAGCTCAATCAGGTGCTATCCCAGCATCTCGACCAAGTGCGATCGCGGCGCATTACCACCGAAGTTCGGGAGAAGCTCTTGAAAGCAGCTCTAGGGCTAACCCGTGATGAAGCCGATCGGGTCTACCGCAAGGCACAGGTCACCACTGGACGCCTAACCGAAGCAGAAGTTGACATTGTTCTCTCTGAGAAGAAGCAGCTCATTCGGCGCAACGGCATTCTAGAGTTTATCGAAGAGGATGAAACCCTAGATGCAGTCGGCGGTTTAGAGGAGCTGAAGCGCTGGCTCAAGCAACGATCCAATGCCTTCACCGAGCGAGCCCGGGAATATGGCTTGCCTCAGCCGAAAGGAATGCTGATTTTGGGCGTACCCGGCTGTGGTAAATCCTTGATTGCTAAGACCACCTCTCGCCTGTGGGGACTGCCCCTACTACGGTTGGACATGGGGCGGGTCTATGATGGCTCAACCGTGGGTAAATCGGAAGCCAACCTCCGCAATGCCCTGAAAACTGCCGAGTCCATCTCTCCTGCAATTCTGTTTATCGATGAAATTGACAAAGCGTTTGCTGGGGGCGCAGGATCTGCTGATTCGGATGGTGGTACCTCTAGCCGCATCTTTGGTTCGTTCCTCACCTGGATGCAGGAAAAGCAGTCGCCCGTGTTTGTGATGGCAACTGCAAACCGAGTGGAGCGATTGCCCGGTGAGTTCCTCCGCAAGGGACGGTTCGACGAAATCTTCTTCGTTGATCTACCAACGACGGAAGAACGCCAAGAAATTTTCAGAATTCATTTATCCAAGCGACGGCCCGACATTACTCACTTCGATCTGGGCCAGCTTGCCAAAGTTTGTGACGGGTTCTCGGGGGCAGAGATCGAACAAGCGCTGATTGCAGCCATGTACGATGCCTTTGCCAAGGGGCGTGACTTCAACCAGCTCGATATTATCGCAGCGGTGAAGGCCACTCTGCCCCTCTCGAAGACCATGAGTGAGCAGGTGACCGCCCTGCGCGACTGGGCAAGGCAACGCGCCCGCCCTGCCGCCTCATCCTTTGCAGAGTATATGCAAATGGAGTCATAA
- a CDS encoding DUF1257 domain-containing protein, producing MSHFSTLRTKISDAEILKSSLRDLGIGVKNNADVRGYNGQRVRADIVATLEGEYDLGWSRNADGSFDLIADLWGVAKKHNQTELINSINQKYAVNKTLAEVKRPGLQNANVKLVVQK from the coding sequence ATGTCTCACTTTAGCACCCTGCGTACCAAGATCAGTGACGCTGAAATCCTCAAGTCTTCCCTACGGGATCTCGGCATCGGCGTCAAAAATAATGCTGATGTTCGTGGCTACAATGGCCAACGTGTGCGGGCTGACATCGTAGCTACCCTCGAAGGTGAATACGATCTAGGCTGGTCTCGCAACGCTGATGGTTCCTTCGACCTGATTGCTGATCTTTGGGGTGTAGCTAAGAAGCACAACCAAACCGAGTTGATCAACTCCATTAACCAAAAGTACGCTGTGAACAAGACCTTGGCTGAAGTCAAGCGTCCTGGATTGCAAAACGCTAACGTTAAGCTGGTCGTTCAAAAGTAA
- the nrdJ gene encoding ribonucleoside-triphosphate reductase, adenosylcobalamin-dependent, which translates to MIQSRISPQRQDNLDQTRQASQFPDYAPAANSVFYRTYSRRGEDGANLRETWKQVCDRTLNGLKELGNLTDEEAALIERMQTELKALPSGRWLWVGGTDWIKKPENFSGAYNCTSTNVDDWRAFGLMMDLAMMGCGTGAVLEPHYIGKLPAIRNLLTVDMQGEIGATPVSDRQEETRVTIEGDRVVIQVGDSRQGWVKSYQTVLELASDERFNAAVQVTIDLSDVRPAGERLKGFGGMANPIRLPKLYARCATILNKAIGRQLTSVECCLLIDEAAACVVAGNIRRCLPEDALVHTDHGLVAIKDVKVGDFVQTPLGFRRVTNKFDQGVQDVYEIETNGPLPRATLNHRVAVLADVKGEIQWKQVDQLEAGDRLMHSTQVLPGTVTTLPADFTADRPEQSRTAKHVAIPSLTADVAWLIGYTHGDGYVALGRNKHNKPYGRVEWAMNANDGVLTQRLQAKLDRALAQFGLTATHGIVNGENTAKSVCSSIRLAEYFHRHIKQPTQPLTIPTFILQGSIDIRAAYLAGLMDSDGAVNNRPPHLVTTVYPAFARQAAAVLSSLGIAGRVRLIRPQKENWQVKYNVTLPAFKGQYNSLIAPHSVKGELRQGLKMYGFTVPASLMREIYTYSEMRGMGFQGSRQVDSNYERYIAEADVNLDIPVTVEGIGSYTSIQTYDIEVEEAHCFYCDGYLTHNSAGMRQFAEGDEVAASAKENLWQQDENGNWRIDPERDVLRMANHTRVFHHKPSLDECTAAVRKQYYSGEGAIQWAGEAERRAQGKGRYGLNPCGEIIGQQFHCNLAEIHLNQLDPNNLQEQEAAFTAGALAVATLLNHQFVEPRYRQSRLEDPIVGVSFTGLFDFFVNAFGVEWLHWWTEGRPDTVRGLEFKAQEQAYLSRWKDIVHQVVWDYCDRHGIKRPNRCTTVQPAGTKSLLTGASPGWHPPKAQRFIRRITFRKDDPVALACRDYGYSLIPSQSDKDETGNLLNDPFDPRCTEWLVELPVEVPWANIPGADQVDISKFSALAQFDFYMQVQQHYTTHNTSATIELREPEIEPLATRIYEAIRDDQGYISAALLARFDDLQTFPRLPFEPVDKATYEELRQQVLQRQQTDDFYAALCRYDAGELMEAGPAGCDSDKCMMPEQKPG; encoded by the coding sequence ATGATCCAATCCCGCATATCACCCCAACGGCAGGACAACCTCGATCAAACCCGCCAGGCCAGTCAATTTCCAGACTACGCCCCCGCCGCCAACTCGGTGTTTTATCGCACCTATAGCCGCCGTGGAGAAGACGGAGCCAATTTACGCGAAACCTGGAAACAGGTGTGCGATCGCACCCTGAATGGGCTAAAGGAATTAGGAAATCTGACCGACGAGGAAGCTGCTCTGATTGAGCGGATGCAAACTGAGCTGAAGGCCCTCCCCTCCGGCCGCTGGCTGTGGGTGGGTGGCACCGACTGGATTAAGAAGCCCGAAAATTTCTCAGGAGCCTACAACTGCACCAGCACCAACGTGGACGACTGGCGTGCCTTTGGGCTGATGATGGACTTGGCCATGATGGGCTGCGGCACCGGAGCTGTGCTGGAGCCACACTATATCGGCAAGCTGCCAGCCATTCGTAACCTGCTCACCGTTGACATGCAGGGCGAAATCGGTGCAACGCCGGTGAGCGATCGCCAAGAGGAAACCCGCGTCACCATCGAGGGCGATCGCGTGGTGATCCAAGTGGGCGATAGCCGTCAGGGTTGGGTCAAGTCCTACCAAACGGTGCTGGAGCTGGCCAGCGACGAACGCTTCAACGCTGCCGTGCAGGTGACCATTGACCTCAGCGATGTCCGCCCGGCTGGAGAACGCCTCAAGGGGTTTGGAGGCATGGCCAACCCCATCCGCCTACCGAAGCTCTACGCCCGCTGTGCGACCATTCTTAATAAAGCGATCGGCCGGCAGTTGACCTCGGTGGAATGCTGTTTGCTGATCGATGAAGCCGCGGCCTGCGTGGTGGCAGGTAATATCCGCCGCTGTCTGCCCGAAGATGCCTTGGTTCATACAGATCACGGACTTGTGGCCATCAAGGATGTCAAGGTTGGGGATTTTGTGCAGACACCCCTAGGTTTCCGGCGGGTCACGAATAAGTTTGACCAGGGTGTACAGGATGTTTACGAAATCGAGACCAACGGCCCCCTGCCCAGAGCAACGTTGAATCACCGGGTGGCTGTCCTTGCCGATGTTAAAGGAGAGATACAGTGGAAGCAGGTCGATCAGCTGGAAGCAGGGGATCGCTTGATGCACAGCACCCAGGTTCTGCCTGGTACCGTAACCACTCTCCCGGCCGACTTCACTGCTGATCGACCAGAGCAAAGCCGTACAGCCAAGCATGTCGCTATTCCGTCCTTGACGGCTGATGTGGCATGGCTGATTGGCTACACACACGGCGATGGCTATGTGGCTCTGGGCCGCAACAAGCATAACAAGCCCTATGGTCGGGTGGAATGGGCCATGAATGCCAACGATGGGGTACTTACCCAACGCTTGCAAGCCAAACTAGATAGAGCTTTGGCTCAGTTTGGACTCACCGCCACCCACGGCATTGTGAACGGTGAGAACACCGCTAAATCAGTTTGTTCTTCCATTCGCCTAGCAGAATACTTCCACCGCCATATCAAGCAACCCACCCAGCCTCTCACTATCCCAACCTTCATCTTGCAAGGTTCTATTGACATTCGCGCTGCATACTTGGCGGGTTTGATGGACAGTGATGGAGCTGTGAATAATCGGCCTCCCCACCTGGTCACGACGGTTTATCCTGCCTTTGCCCGTCAAGCGGCAGCGGTTCTGTCCAGTCTGGGTATTGCTGGACGAGTGCGTTTGATCCGTCCCCAAAAAGAAAACTGGCAGGTGAAATACAACGTCACTCTTCCCGCCTTTAAGGGTCAGTACAACAGCCTGATAGCGCCCCACTCTGTCAAGGGTGAACTACGTCAGGGGCTAAAAATGTATGGCTTCACAGTGCCAGCCTCCCTCATGCGTGAGATCTATACTTACAGCGAAATGCGTGGCATGGGCTTTCAAGGCTCTCGACAGGTGGATTCCAATTACGAGCGCTATATCGCTGAGGCGGATGTCAATCTGGATATTCCCGTCACGGTGGAAGGCATCGGCAGCTATACCTCCATCCAAACCTATGACATTGAGGTTGAGGAAGCCCATTGTTTTTACTGTGACGGCTATCTCACGCACAACAGCGCTGGGATGCGTCAGTTTGCTGAAGGTGACGAAGTTGCGGCCAGCGCGAAAGAAAATCTATGGCAGCAAGATGAAAACGGGAATTGGCGCATTGATCCAGAGCGGGATGTGTTGCGCATGGCCAACCATACGCGGGTCTTTCACCACAAGCCGAGCCTAGACGAATGTACAGCAGCGGTGCGTAAGCAATATTACTCTGGCGAAGGGGCTATTCAGTGGGCTGGAGAGGCTGAACGCCGCGCACAAGGGAAGGGGCGCTATGGTCTGAATCCTTGTGGGGAGATTATCGGGCAGCAGTTCCATTGCAACTTGGCTGAGATCCACTTAAATCAACTGGATCCCAACAACCTCCAAGAGCAAGAAGCAGCCTTTACAGCGGGGGCGCTGGCGGTGGCAACCTTGCTGAACCATCAGTTTGTGGAACCACGCTACCGGCAGTCACGCCTCGAAGACCCAATTGTGGGAGTGAGCTTCACGGGATTGTTTGACTTCTTCGTCAATGCCTTTGGCGTCGAGTGGTTGCACTGGTGGACAGAGGGACGTCCGGATACCGTACGCGGTCTGGAGTTCAAGGCTCAAGAGCAGGCCTATCTCTCACGATGGAAAGACATCGTCCATCAGGTGGTTTGGGACTATTGCGATCGCCACGGCATCAAGCGTCCCAACCGCTGTACGACCGTGCAGCCAGCGGGGACGAAGTCGCTGTTGACCGGAGCTTCGCCTGGCTGGCATCCGCCCAAGGCCCAGCGGTTCATTCGGCGGATCACCTTCCGCAAGGATGACCCCGTAGCCCTGGCCTGTCGCGACTATGGCTATTCTCTGATTCCGTCCCAGTCAGACAAGGATGAAACCGGCAACTTGCTGAACGATCCGTTTGATCCCCGCTGTACGGAATGGTTGGTAGAACTGCCGGTGGAAGTGCCTTGGGCTAATATCCCTGGGGCCGACCAAGTAGATATCTCCAAATTCTCGGCCCTAGCCCAGTTTGATTTCTACATGCAGGTGCAGCAGCATTACACAACCCACAACACCAGCGCCACCATCGAACTGCGGGAGCCGGAGATTGAGCCCCTAGCCACTCGCATCTATGAGGCAATTCGGGATGACCAGGGCTATATTTCTGCTGCTCTGCTGGCGCGGTTTGATGACCTACAGACCTTCCCGCGCTTGCCCTTCGAGCCGGTGGATAAAGCCACCTATGAAGAGCTGCGGCAGCAAGTCCTCCAACGGCAGCAAACCGATGATTTCTATGCGGCGCTCTGTCGCTATGATGCGGGTGAACTCATGGAAGCAGGGCCGGCGGGCTGCGATTCGGATAAGTGCATGATGCCGGAGCAGAAACCCGGCTAA
- the cbiE gene encoding precorrin-6y C5,15-methyltransferase (decarboxylating) subunit CbiE, whose product MAGALAVQESSLHQLYVIGMGLDGVAGLSDMARSHLMTATCIVGHPSYLSLVAHCPAEQIPLTGAVQDWVEVLRQQLQERSLVLLASGDPLYFGMGRLLMEYLDRQQVVFLPHVSSVQLAFNRLGIPWQSATVVSVHGRSADHLDRALRQSKTPIALLTDGDHTPAAIAQLIADLRLPVSYRLHVCSRLGAPDEAIATCSLDEAMQREFPMPNVVVLERQAKSPDLATTPLLGIADGDFYTFEDQPGLLTKQEVRVLAIALLQIRPGLTIWDVGAGTGSVSIELARLLPDARVLAIEKTAAGVALIQANCDRFGVANVTVVGGSAPAALHDLPCPDRIFIGGGGAQLPEILTVCGDRLQPGGRLVASFATLEACAIAQHTLSQWQWPVQLTQVNIARSTTLKTRPPAPDATRWLPLNPVTLVYSDKPSQ is encoded by the coding sequence TTGGCAGGTGCCCTAGCGGTGCAGGAGTCGAGTCTACATCAACTCTATGTAATTGGCATGGGGCTAGATGGCGTAGCTGGTCTGTCGGATATGGCGCGATCGCACCTAATGACCGCTACCTGCATCGTCGGCCATCCCAGCTATCTCAGCCTGGTAGCCCACTGCCCAGCAGAACAGATTCCCCTCACCGGCGCGGTGCAGGATTGGGTCGAGGTATTGCGTCAGCAACTTCAGGAGCGATCGCTGGTGTTGCTGGCTAGTGGCGATCCGCTCTACTTCGGCATGGGTCGGCTGTTGATGGAGTACCTCGATCGCCAGCAGGTGGTGTTTTTGCCCCACGTGAGTTCGGTGCAGTTGGCCTTTAATCGCCTAGGCATTCCCTGGCAGTCGGCAACGGTGGTCAGTGTCCATGGTCGTAGTGCCGATCATCTCGATCGAGCCCTGCGGCAAAGCAAAACCCCCATCGCCCTGCTCACCGATGGTGATCATACCCCCGCTGCGATCGCTCAGTTGATTGCGGATTTGCGGTTGCCCGTGTCCTACCGTCTGCATGTCTGTAGTCGTCTGGGGGCACCTGATGAAGCGATCGCCACCTGCTCCCTCGATGAAGCCATGCAGCGCGAGTTTCCCATGCCCAATGTGGTGGTGCTAGAGCGACAGGCCAAGAGTCCCGATCTGGCCACCACGCCGCTGCTGGGGATTGCCGATGGCGACTTCTACACGTTTGAGGATCAGCCGGGGCTGCTGACCAAGCAGGAAGTGCGGGTGTTGGCGATCGCTCTGTTGCAGATCCGACCGGGGTTGACCATCTGGGATGTGGGGGCGGGTACTGGCTCCGTGTCCATCGAACTGGCGCGACTGCTGCCCGATGCTCGTGTGCTGGCCATTGAAAAGACGGCTGCAGGCGTGGCGTTGATTCAAGCCAATTGCGATCGCTTCGGTGTGGCTAATGTAACGGTGGTGGGCGGCAGTGCGCCGGCAGCATTGCACGACCTGCCATGTCCCGATCGCATCTTTATCGGTGGCGGCGGGGCCCAGTTGCCCGAGATCTTGACCGTCTGTGGCGATCGCCTGCAGCCAGGGGGACGCTTAGTGGCCAGCTTTGCCACCCTCGAAGCCTGTGCGATCGCTCAACATACCCTCAGCCAATGGCAGTGGCCTGTGCAGCTTACCCAGGTGAATATTGCCCGCTCGACCACCCTGAAAACCCGTCCCCCTGCCCCCGATGCCACCCGTTGGCTACCGTTGAATCCCGTGACCCTTGTCTATAGTGATAAACCATCCCAGTAG
- a CDS encoding inositol monophosphatase family protein — protein sequence MHYLSVDQAQTIRWLVRDCGQQAKQLAAEQFQVFEKGKDDYVTSVDRLLDQRLSEAFRAMFPQDGLVTEENSASRQVFHGSHRRLWCIDPIDGTDDFIHGRLYYSVMVGLLEGSQPTAGWIYAPTLDRLYYGGLGWGVFQAGGDRLPEAITPIEPPLSESNCPMLIGDKDRRQFGDAIQRAVPAAQFRTLGSFGLKVMEVVSGRAGLYLYLNRRVKLWDTVGPLALAQAAGLTCCDLDGQPIGFTADCLDPETLAHHQTILVGWPHYIEALRSPIRQAVLSQSEESWSIAR from the coding sequence ATGCACTATCTCTCGGTTGACCAAGCGCAAACGATCCGCTGGTTGGTCAGAGATTGTGGTCAACAGGCCAAACAATTAGCAGCCGAACAGTTTCAGGTCTTTGAAAAAGGCAAAGATGACTATGTGACCAGTGTCGATCGCCTGCTCGACCAACGATTGTCGGAAGCCTTTCGGGCAATGTTTCCCCAGGATGGCTTGGTGACGGAAGAGAATAGTGCATCGCGGCAGGTGTTTCACGGGAGTCACCGTCGCCTTTGGTGCATTGATCCCATTGACGGCACCGATGATTTTATCCATGGGCGACTCTATTACTCCGTCATGGTGGGGTTGCTAGAGGGTAGCCAACCGACAGCCGGCTGGATCTATGCGCCGACCCTCGATCGTCTTTACTACGGTGGGCTGGGCTGGGGCGTGTTTCAAGCAGGGGGCGATCGCCTGCCTGAAGCCATTACTCCCATTGAGCCACCGCTATCGGAGTCTAATTGCCCCATGTTGATTGGCGACAAAGATCGCCGTCAGTTTGGTGATGCCATTCAGCGGGCGGTGCCAGCGGCGCAGTTTCGCACCCTAGGCAGCTTTGGTCTCAAGGTGATGGAAGTGGTCAGTGGACGGGCAGGGCTCTATCTCTACCTCAACCGCCGCGTTAAGCTATGGGACACCGTGGGGCCCCTAGCCCTAGCGCAAGCCGCTGGGTTAACCTGCTGTGATCTGGACGGTCAACCCATTGGATTTACTGCCGATTGCCTTGATCCCGAGACCTTAGCCCATCATCAAACCATTTTGGTGGGCTGGCCTCATTATATTGAGGCCCTGCGATCGCCCATTCGTCAGGCTGTTCTGTCCCAGTCTGAGGAAAGCTGGTCAATCGCTCGATAG
- a CDS encoding sirohydrochlorin chelatase, whose translation MTDQQPLLLVGHGTRDADGRQTFLDFANAFQASDLSRPVIPCFLELTDPSIQAGVDLCVEKGYREMTALPVLLFAARHNKYDVTNELDIARQRHPGIKIHYGRHFGVSPLLIDLWRDRLAAADQQSDIPREESVLLFVGRGASDPDANGDVYKLARLLWEGSGFKGLEVCFSGITHPRLDPGFDRVWTWNPKRVVVLPHFLFTGVLVKRIQDTAERQQRHRPDVQIQSLAEIGLDPILFDLVRDRAQEAQTGQVMMNCETCKFRRAVSQQLVGLGQDDLPSHGHSHDHGHDHAHGHDHGHAHGHGHGHGHGHAHGHDAPDPYAQEADYHDRVWQVP comes from the coding sequence ATGACCGATCAACAACCGTTACTTTTGGTGGGCCACGGCACCCGCGATGCCGACGGTCGCCAAACGTTTTTAGATTTTGCTAACGCCTTTCAAGCCAGCGATCTGTCCCGCCCGGTGATTCCTTGTTTCTTGGAATTAACCGATCCCTCCATTCAGGCTGGTGTGGATCTCTGTGTTGAAAAGGGCTATCGAGAAATGACGGCGCTGCCGGTGCTGCTGTTTGCTGCTCGTCATAATAAATACGACGTCACCAACGAGCTAGACATTGCCCGCCAGCGCCATCCCGGCATCAAGATTCACTACGGTCGGCATTTTGGCGTCTCGCCGCTGCTGATTGACCTATGGCGCGATCGCCTAGCTGCCGCCGATCAGCAGAGCGATATTCCCCGAGAAGAATCGGTGCTGCTGTTTGTGGGACGGGGCGCGTCTGACCCCGATGCCAATGGCGATGTCTATAAACTGGCACGCTTGCTGTGGGAAGGGAGTGGGTTTAAGGGGCTAGAAGTTTGCTTTAGCGGCATCACCCACCCGCGCTTAGATCCAGGCTTTGACCGCGTTTGGACATGGAATCCTAAACGGGTGGTAGTGCTGCCCCACTTTTTATTCACCGGCGTGTTGGTGAAGCGCATTCAAGACACCGCCGAGCGTCAGCAACGCCATCGCCCTGATGTACAGATTCAATCCCTTGCCGAAATTGGCTTAGATCCGATCTTGTTTGACCTGGTGCGCGATCGGGCCCAAGAAGCCCAGACAGGTCAGGTGATGATGAACTGCGAGACCTGCAAATTCCGGCGGGCGGTGAGTCAGCAGTTGGTGGGTCTAGGACAGGATGATCTGCCGAGCCATGGTCATAGTCACGATCACGGGCATGATCACGCCCACGGCCATGATCACGGTCATGCCCACGGTCATGGACACGGTCATGGACACGGACACGCTCACGGTCATGACGCTCCCGATCCCTACGCCCAAGAAGCCGACTACCACGATCGCGTTTGGCAGGTGCCCTAG
- a CDS encoding Crp/Fnr family transcriptional regulator → MQTEAFSELFPLFNAASPETLEWLLSIAVEHDYPSGRAVLMEDAWGNAVYFVESGWVKVRRHAGEEVVTLAILGQGDFFGEMAILDESPRSTDVVALSPVKLLSVSAQRFIQTLFKDPQLHHRMLQLMVSRLRQTNVRFQLRHQPSAIKLAHTLVYLGENYGVPSDDGTDIFNIPLQDLADVSDINVDETTKIMEKLTDKSWLTIDDANQVIHLNNIKQLTHLASKI, encoded by the coding sequence ATGCAGACTGAAGCTTTCAGTGAGCTTTTCCCACTTTTCAACGCGGCCAGCCCAGAAACCCTGGAATGGTTATTATCCATTGCGGTTGAGCACGACTATCCATCGGGACGTGCCGTTTTGATGGAGGATGCTTGGGGTAACGCGGTGTACTTTGTTGAATCCGGGTGGGTGAAGGTTCGCCGCCACGCGGGAGAAGAGGTCGTCACCCTAGCAATCTTGGGACAGGGCGACTTTTTTGGGGAGATGGCGATTTTAGATGAGTCTCCTCGTTCCACCGATGTGGTTGCGCTCTCACCGGTCAAATTGCTGAGCGTTTCTGCCCAGCGATTCATCCAAACGTTGTTCAAAGATCCTCAGCTTCATCACCGGATGCTGCAACTGATGGTCAGCCGTCTGCGGCAAACCAATGTGCGCTTCCAACTGCGCCACCAGCCATCCGCCATCAAGCTGGCCCACACGCTGGTGTATTTAGGTGAAAACTACGGGGTACCGTCGGATGATGGCACCGATATCTTCAACATCCCGCTACAGGATTTGGCGGATGTCTCGGATATCAACGTCGATGAAACCACCAAGATCATGGAAAAACTCACCGATAAGTCTTGGTTGACCATTGATGACGCTAACCAAGTGATTCACTTGAACAACATCAAGCAGCTCACCCATCTAGCGAGCAAAATCTAG
- a CDS encoding DUF389 domain-containing protein encodes MAQSWYVKVQRFWRKYLWGRRIKPQELRHFQASLLDESRLDLNFIVLSVGSCAIATFGLLSNSAAVIIGAMIIAPLMLPIRGIAFAALEGDLDLFRRGMVAVAVGTAIGVSLAAILGFMVNLPEYNSEVLARSRPTLLDLGVAVAAGGISGFAKVQPKVSNALAGTAIAVALMPPVCVIGLGIAQGNWQLSWGASLLYLTNLLGITLSCMVAFLIAGYIPLARARRGLGLAMALTGVLLLPLGITLARLVQQVNLEYSLQRALLDRTITFQRTQLLSLDANWLSSPPEVRLVVIASEPLTPNQVKLLEDFVEREMDQPFRLIFEINQVQEVRRRPIQQFGQIAQRAFPLPANHNRPQPTRPAR; translated from the coding sequence TTGGCACAGTCCTGGTATGTCAAGGTTCAACGGTTTTGGCGGAAATATCTTTGGGGGCGGCGCATTAAGCCTCAAGAACTGCGTCACTTTCAGGCCAGTTTGCTAGACGAATCACGGCTTGACCTCAATTTTATAGTGCTGAGCGTAGGTTCCTGTGCGATCGCCACCTTTGGGTTGCTATCCAACAGTGCGGCGGTGATTATTGGCGCGATGATCATTGCGCCGTTGATGCTGCCGATTCGCGGCATAGCCTTTGCGGCCCTAGAAGGAGACCTCGATCTGTTTCGTCGGGGAATGGTGGCGGTGGCGGTGGGTACGGCCATCGGCGTTAGCCTAGCGGCCATCCTAGGATTTATGGTGAACCTGCCGGAATATAACAGTGAGGTGCTGGCGCGATCGCGACCCACCTTGCTCGATCTTGGCGTTGCGGTAGCAGCGGGAGGCATCAGCGGCTTTGCTAAAGTACAGCCGAAGGTGTCTAATGCCCTAGCTGGAACGGCGATCGCCGTGGCCTTGATGCCGCCAGTTTGTGTGATTGGTTTGGGGATAGCCCAGGGCAACTGGCAACTGAGTTGGGGGGCATCGCTGCTGTATCTGACCAATTTATTAGGGATTACCCTGTCCTGCATGGTGGCCTTTCTGATCGCCGGCTATATTCCCCTAGCGCGGGCGCGGCGGGGGCTGGGGCTGGCGATGGCGCTAACGGGGGTGTTGCTGTTGCCCCTAGGCATTACCTTGGCCCGCCTCGTGCAGCAAGTCAACCTAGAATACAGTCTGCAGCGGGCATTGCTCGATCGCACCATTACCTTTCAGCGCACCCAGTTGCTGTCGCTGGATGCCAACTGGTTGAGTTCGCCGCCGGAGGTGCGCTTAGTGGTCATTGCCTCGGAACCGTTAACCCCCAATCAGGTAAAGCTGCTGGAAGACTTTGTGGAGCGGGAAATGGATCAACCCTTCCGGCTGATCTTTGAAATTAATCAGGTTCAGGAAGTGCGACGACGCCCCATCCAGCAGTTTGGTCAAATTGCTCAGCGGGCCTTTCCGTTGCCGGCCAACCATAATCGTCCGCAGCCTACGCGCCCGGCCCGCTAG
- a CDS encoding chlorophyll a/b-binding protein, producing the protein MRTGNIVDDQGKLNNFAVEPQMYVDEVSRTGFTPYAELLNGRLAMIGFVSMLLFEAFAGQGLVTWFTGL; encoded by the coding sequence ATGAGAACTGGCAATATTGTGGACGACCAAGGCAAGCTCAACAACTTCGCGGTTGAGCCTCAGATGTATGTGGATGAAGTATCACGCACCGGCTTCACTCCCTATGCTGAACTCCTCAATGGTCGGCTAGCAATGATTGGCTTTGTATCCATGCTCTTATTTGAAGCCTTCGCAGGACAAGGGTTGGTGACCTGGTTTACCGGCCTGTAG